One part of the Sphingobacterium sp. LZ7M1 genome encodes these proteins:
- a CDS encoding bifunctional precorrin-2 dehydrogenase/sirohydrochlorin ferrochelatase: MNELFPIYVKLDQVETLLVGAGPVGLEKIQAIISNSPNAKVTVVAEEICHDFYEFVLGKENIVLHKRSFSAVDLYSKQVVVLATNNPKLNSYVRELCSDHHILLNVADKPSLCDFYLGSVVQKGNLKIGISTNGKSPTIAKRLKEFLNDLLPEEIDETLNLMADLRNQLSGDLKEKITVLNAHTEQLIKQNEYDRAN, encoded by the coding sequence ATGAACGAGCTTTTTCCAATATATGTCAAGTTAGATCAGGTAGAAACCTTGTTGGTTGGTGCTGGTCCCGTTGGATTGGAAAAGATACAGGCTATTATTTCCAATTCACCAAATGCCAAGGTTACCGTGGTGGCAGAGGAAATTTGTCATGATTTCTATGAATTTGTATTGGGTAAAGAAAATATAGTGCTGCATAAGCGTTCGTTTTCAGCCGTCGATCTTTATTCCAAACAGGTGGTAGTTCTGGCGACCAATAATCCCAAATTAAACAGCTATGTAAGGGAGCTTTGCTCTGATCATCATATCCTTTTGAATGTGGCAGACAAACCATCCCTATGTGATTTCTATCTGGGTTCGGTGGTTCAAAAAGGAAATTTGAAAATCGGGATTTCAACAAATGGGAAATCTCCAACGATTGCCAAAAGACTGAAAGAGTTCTTGAATGACCTTTTACCAGAAGAAATTGATGAAACACTCAATCTCATGGCAGATCTTAGAAACCAGCTTTCCGGTGACCTTAAGGAGAAAATAACAGTGCTGAATGCACATACGGAGCAATTAATTAAACAAAATGAATATGATCGAGCAAATTAA
- the cobA gene encoding uroporphyrinogen-III C-methyltransferase yields the protein MKEIKPFVTLVGAGPGDPDLITLKGIKAIQQADVILYDALVNEELLELATADCTKIYVGKRAEQLSTSQDQINQLLVDYALTHGHVVRLKGGDPFVFGRGGEEIDFVRKFNIPTAVVPGLSSSISLTGLQQIPLTYRGISESFWVITGATKAGFLSEDLYTAVNTNATVVVLMGYAKLHQIIELYKENGKADLPIALIQNGSLPNEKIVLGRVDNILDQAEASAIGVPAIIVLGEVVAKHLEFEKVKEQLQFIEG from the coding sequence ATGAAGGAAATTAAACCATTTGTAACATTAGTAGGCGCTGGTCCAGGTGACCCAGACCTAATTACCTTAAAAGGCATTAAAGCAATCCAACAAGCCGACGTAATTCTTTATGATGCCTTAGTAAATGAGGAATTACTAGAACTTGCAACAGCTGATTGTACAAAAATATACGTTGGGAAACGAGCTGAACAGCTATCTACCTCACAAGATCAGATCAATCAACTTTTGGTTGATTACGCTTTGACCCATGGTCATGTTGTTAGGCTCAAAGGAGGAGACCCATTTGTCTTCGGACGTGGTGGTGAAGAAATTGATTTTGTAAGAAAATTCAATATTCCTACCGCAGTAGTGCCTGGGCTTTCTTCTTCGATCAGTCTTACTGGATTGCAACAGATCCCATTGACATACCGAGGGATTTCTGAATCTTTTTGGGTCATTACTGGAGCAACGAAAGCGGGTTTCCTTTCTGAAGATTTATATACTGCAGTCAATACAAATGCTACAGTCGTAGTTTTGATGGGTTATGCTAAACTTCATCAAATCATTGAATTATATAAAGAAAATGGAAAGGCTGATCTACCAATCGCTTTGATCCAAAATGGGTCTCTTCCTAATGAAAAGATTGTGTTGGGTAGGGTTGATAATATCCTTGACCAAGCTGAAGCATCAGCCATTGGAGTACCTGCCATCATAGTACTTGGAGAAGTCGTTGCTAAACATCTGGAATTTGAAAAGGTTAAGGAACAATTACAATTTATAGAAGGATAA
- a CDS encoding HEPN domain-containing protein, with amino-acid sequence MQSFRTELENPVVAQEIIELEKKIRAYRKGDLPEEKFRSLRLARGVYGQRQPGVQMVRIKLPFGKVTFQQILKIADISDEYASKNLHLTTRQDIQIHFVSLDKTPELWSKLAEDDMTLREACGNTVRNVTASATAGIDPEEPFDVSPYAHQTFKYFVRNPICAEMGRKFKISFSASDKDSAFSYIHDFGFIPKIRIVDGKEQRGFKVMLGGGLGAQPILAHEVYDFLPEDEILPYAEATIRVFDRYGERNNRNKARFKFLVQKLGLETVLDLIEEEKIAVKHKRVPFDIDAIPQPEPPSNKVEEEIADDLLGFELWKATNSFEQKQKGYYGVYANIQTGDISTEKARILIAGIRDHVADDIRITQDQNLLFKYVRPESLASIYNVLLKLGFAKPGYNSTADITTCPGTDTCNLGISNSTEMARVLENYIHEFHQDFIQEKELKIKISGCMNSCGQHGLAHIGFHGSSVKVNGNVVPAAQVMIGGGTLGDGKGRVADRVIKVPTKRVLQVVDVILADFKSNKDSEQNFISYYEQQGKDHFYRLLKPLAELGNLSADEHIDWGHEESFETAIGVGECAGVVIDLVATLLLEAEEKLELAELALEQKQFADAIYHSYSSFVWTAKALLLDKGINASTQTAVIQEFDDNYVNEDYFQFPASFSDRVLQINKYEPSEEFARTYLLQAKAFCFEAKERREEWRVVNQ; translated from the coding sequence ATGCAGAGCTTTAGGACAGAATTAGAGAATCCTGTAGTAGCACAGGAAATCATAGAATTAGAGAAAAAGATTAGAGCTTATCGGAAAGGTGATCTACCAGAAGAAAAGTTCAGATCCTTGCGTTTAGCTAGGGGAGTGTATGGGCAGAGGCAGCCTGGCGTTCAAATGGTGAGGATAAAACTCCCATTTGGAAAAGTTACTTTTCAGCAGATATTAAAAATTGCGGATATCTCTGATGAGTACGCAAGCAAAAACCTTCACTTAACTACCAGACAAGATATTCAAATCCATTTCGTAAGCCTTGACAAGACCCCAGAACTTTGGTCTAAGCTTGCCGAGGACGATATGACCTTAAGGGAAGCCTGTGGGAACACCGTTAGAAATGTAACGGCTTCAGCAACTGCCGGTATTGATCCGGAGGAACCATTCGACGTATCTCCTTATGCTCATCAAACTTTTAAATATTTTGTCCGTAATCCTATCTGTGCTGAAATGGGAAGGAAATTCAAGATTTCATTTTCAGCTTCTGATAAGGATAGCGCATTTTCCTATATCCACGATTTCGGTTTTATTCCTAAAATCAGAATAGTTGATGGTAAAGAACAAAGAGGTTTTAAGGTCATGTTAGGTGGTGGATTAGGTGCCCAGCCAATTCTAGCGCATGAAGTCTATGATTTCCTTCCTGAGGATGAAATCCTTCCTTATGCTGAAGCTACAATTCGGGTTTTTGACCGTTATGGAGAGCGGAATAACCGAAATAAAGCAAGATTTAAGTTCTTGGTACAAAAACTTGGTCTTGAAACGGTCTTGGATCTGATAGAAGAAGAGAAGATCGCGGTAAAACATAAGCGTGTTCCCTTTGACATCGATGCAATCCCTCAACCTGAGCCTCCATCTAATAAAGTTGAAGAAGAAATAGCAGATGACCTGCTTGGTTTTGAGCTTTGGAAAGCTACAAATAGCTTTGAACAAAAGCAAAAAGGCTATTATGGCGTTTATGCAAATATCCAAACAGGAGATATTTCCACGGAAAAAGCACGGATACTGATCGCTGGAATCAGAGATCATGTCGCTGACGATATTCGTATCACCCAAGACCAGAATCTTTTGTTTAAATACGTGCGTCCTGAGTCATTGGCAAGTATTTATAATGTACTCTTAAAATTAGGTTTTGCAAAACCGGGTTATAATAGCACAGCTGATATTACCACTTGTCCAGGAACGGACACCTGTAATCTAGGTATATCGAATTCTACTGAAATGGCAAGGGTACTGGAGAATTACATCCATGAATTCCACCAGGATTTTATACAGGAAAAAGAATTAAAGATTAAGATCTCTGGTTGCATGAATTCTTGTGGCCAACATGGTCTTGCTCATATTGGCTTCCACGGTAGTTCGGTAAAAGTCAATGGCAATGTGGTCCCTGCAGCTCAAGTCATGATTGGAGGCGGAACCCTTGGCGACGGAAAAGGTAGGGTGGCAGATCGAGTGATCAAAGTTCCTACTAAAAGAGTCCTTCAGGTGGTTGATGTTATATTAGCTGATTTTAAGTCGAATAAGGATAGCGAGCAAAACTTCATTTCTTATTACGAACAGCAAGGGAAAGATCATTTCTATAGATTATTGAAACCCTTGGCAGAGCTTGGAAACCTCAGTGCTGATGAGCATATCGATTGGGGCCATGAAGAAAGTTTTGAAACTGCCATTGGTGTCGGCGAATGTGCTGGAGTGGTAATTGATCTCGTGGCCACCTTATTATTAGAGGCCGAAGAAAAACTGGAGCTAGCAGAACTTGCCTTGGAACAAAAGCAATTTGCTGATGCAATCTATCATTCATACAGCTCATTCGTATGGACAGCTAAAGCCTTATTGTTAGATAAAGGCATAAATGCTTCGACACAAACCGCAGTTATTCAAGAGTTTGATGACAACTATGTAAATGAAGACTATTTCCAGTTTCCAGCTTCATTTTCAGATAGAGTTTTACAGATCAACAAATACGAGCCTTCTGAGGAATTTGCAAGAACCTATTTGCTGCAAGCCAAGGCCTTTTGCTTTGAGGCAAAAGAACGTAGAGAAGAATGGCGTGTAGTAAACCAATAA
- the cysD gene encoding sulfate adenylyltransferase subunit CysD produces the protein MDYLDHLEAEAIYILREVAGQFENPALLFSGGKDSITLVHLAKKAFRPGKFPFPLVHIDTGHNFPETIEFRDWLVDQIGEKLIVGYVQESIDAGKVVEQKGKNASRNALQTVTLLDTIEKNGFDACIGGARRDEEKARAKERIFSVRDDFGQWDPKRQRPELWNIFNGKIQKGENVRVFPISNWTELDVWNYIKREKIALPSIYFSHKRDVVFRNGQWMAADPVLQIDDNDLVEHKSVRFRTVGDMTCTAAVDSIATELDDIINEIKASTVSERGARMDDKVSEAAMEDRKKQGYF, from the coding sequence ATGGATTACTTAGATCATTTAGAGGCAGAAGCCATTTACATATTGAGAGAAGTAGCTGGACAGTTCGAAAATCCTGCACTTTTATTCTCCGGAGGAAAAGATTCGATTACATTAGTTCACCTAGCTAAGAAGGCGTTTCGACCAGGTAAATTTCCATTTCCATTAGTTCATATCGATACTGGCCACAATTTCCCCGAAACCATTGAGTTTCGTGATTGGCTAGTAGATCAAATTGGAGAAAAACTAATTGTGGGTTATGTGCAGGAAAGCATAGATGCTGGTAAGGTCGTTGAACAGAAAGGCAAAAATGCCAGTAGAAATGCCCTGCAAACGGTTACTTTACTCGATACGATCGAAAAAAATGGTTTTGATGCCTGTATTGGTGGAGCCCGCCGTGATGAAGAGAAAGCTAGGGCCAAGGAAAGGATATTTTCGGTAAGGGACGATTTTGGACAATGGGATCCTAAGAGACAGAGACCAGAGCTTTGGAATATTTTCAATGGTAAAATCCAAAAAGGCGAAAATGTCCGCGTTTTCCCTATCTCCAATTGGACTGAACTCGATGTTTGGAATTATATAAAAAGAGAAAAGATCGCCTTGCCATCCATATATTTCTCCCACAAAAGGGACGTGGTTTTTAGAAATGGTCAATGGATGGCAGCTGATCCTGTCCTTCAGATTGATGACAACGATCTTGTAGAACATAAATCAGTGCGTTTCAGAACAGTAGGAGATATGACATGTACTGCCGCTGTAGATTCGATTGCTACTGAATTAGATGATATCATCAACGAAATTAAAGCATCCACAGTTAGCGAGCGTGGCGCCAGAATGGATGATAAGGTCTCGGAAGCTGCAATGGAAGATCGCAAAAAGCAAGGCTATTTTTAA
- a CDS encoding phosphoadenylyl-sulfate reductase: MNMIEQIKADLIGADARSIIQYIEEKYAEKAVFSTSFGIEDQVLTHILAQEKSRTSIFTLDTGRLFPETYYVWNRTLDLYKLKIKAYYPETKAVEELLEQKGPSSFYNSVEDRKECCYIRKIEPLKRAIAGYQVWITGIRAEQSQNRDQMEFVEWDDVNQIIKIHPLYNWTLADVEKYLKDNFVPYNPLHDKGFISIGCQPCTRAVQEGEDFRAGRWWWEDKSKKECGLHVTLK; the protein is encoded by the coding sequence ATGAATATGATCGAGCAAATTAAAGCAGACTTAATTGGAGCAGATGCACGGTCTATCATCCAATATATTGAGGAGAAATATGCCGAAAAAGCTGTCTTTTCTACCTCATTTGGAATAGAGGATCAAGTGTTGACCCACATTTTGGCTCAAGAAAAATCAAGGACGTCTATTTTCACCTTAGATACTGGACGTCTTTTTCCGGAAACCTATTATGTGTGGAATCGGACATTAGACCTCTATAAGTTAAAAATCAAAGCCTATTATCCAGAAACAAAGGCCGTAGAAGAACTTTTGGAACAGAAGGGGCCATCTAGTTTTTATAATTCCGTGGAGGATCGAAAGGAATGTTGCTATATCAGAAAAATTGAGCCTCTAAAGCGAGCAATTGCTGGTTATCAGGTCTGGATTACTGGAATCAGAGCTGAACAATCTCAAAATAGAGACCAAATGGAATTTGTGGAATGGGATGATGTCAATCAGATCATTAAAATCCATCCCTTATACAACTGGACTTTGGCCGACGTAGAAAAATACTTAAAAGACAATTTCGTTCCTTATAACCCACTACATGATAAAGGATTTATCAGTATAGGTTGCCAACCTTGTACGAGAGCTGTACAAGAAGGAGAGGACTTCCGCGCCGGCAGATGGTGGTGGGAAGATAAATCAAAGAAGGAGTGTGGATTACATGTAACACTTAAATAA
- a CDS encoding PstA family ABC transporter permease: MSNINRRLRKEKFAKLLMQGSGIIITGSLFFIIGTILYKGLPYLSLDMITKTPEGGFYVGKGGGILNAILGSLYLAGLSTFLATIIGIPICIYLNIYSKKGSRISRFSKLVFDVLFGVPSIVYGAIAFSIMVWLGVRASLIGGVITITLLTIPIVVRTLDELIQTIPTDLGHITTSLGATRWESAKVMITYIKPGLFTAILLAFGRAIGDVAGVLLTTGFSDNIPIYLDEPTATLPLAIFFQLSSPIPEVQGRAYASALILTIIILLIVICTQYLASRQKKHRA; encoded by the coding sequence ATGAGCAACATCAATAGAAGGCTGAGGAAAGAAAAGTTTGCCAAACTCCTTATGCAAGGTTCTGGAATCATCATCACAGGCTCCTTATTCTTTATCATAGGGACGATCCTTTACAAAGGATTGCCATATTTGAGCTTAGATATGATCACCAAGACTCCTGAAGGAGGATTTTATGTAGGTAAAGGCGGTGGAATCCTCAATGCGATACTTGGATCGCTTTACCTTGCAGGTTTATCTACGTTCTTAGCCACTATCATTGGGATACCTATCTGTATTTATTTAAACATCTATTCTAAGAAAGGATCAAGGATCAGTCGATTTTCCAAATTAGTATTTGATGTTTTATTTGGAGTGCCATCTATAGTATATGGAGCAATAGCTTTCAGCATCATGGTGTGGCTAGGTGTCCGAGCATCGTTGATCGGTGGTGTGATCACGATTACCCTATTAACTATCCCAATCGTTGTCAGGACCTTAGATGAGCTAATTCAGACCATTCCAACGGATTTAGGCCATATTACAACTTCTTTAGGAGCAACTCGCTGGGAATCAGCTAAAGTCATGATAACCTATATTAAACCAGGCCTGTTCACCGCGATTTTACTTGCATTCGGAAGGGCAATTGGAGATGTTGCAGGCGTATTATTGACAACTGGGTTCAGCGACAATATTCCGATTTATCTGGATGAACCTACTGCAACCCTTCCATTGGCGATTTTCTTTCAGTTGAGCAGCCCTATTCCTGAAGTTCAGGGTAGAGCCTATGCTTCCGCATTAATTTTAACTATAATCATCTTACTTATTGTTATATGTACGCAATACCTAGCATCGAGACAGAAAAAACACAGGGCATAA
- the pstC gene encoding phosphate ABC transporter permease subunit PstC, translated as MNYRLIKDKIIKNLSGILLGICLLVILAILIGLSIKAEPLIATESLWTILSSSIWSPMKGNFGFLPFIMGTVWVTLIALIIAVPLCLAASVYLVEYAGSRLRNFVLPLVNILAAIPPVLYGVWGVLFVVPLIGGYIAPIFGISSTGYSVFSGGIVLAVMIFPIMVSIMVEVLQTIPMELRSVSLSLGATKLETIQQVILKKARPGIMAAIVLAVSRAFGETIAVLMVCGNIPKIPQSIFDAGYPLPALIANNFGEMMSIPLYDSALMFAALLLFIIILGFNLISRGILKKMEAKNI; from the coding sequence GTGAATTACAGACTGATAAAAGATAAAATAATCAAAAACCTCTCTGGGATTTTATTGGGAATATGCCTCTTGGTGATATTGGCAATCCTCATTGGGTTAAGTATTAAGGCAGAACCATTAATTGCCACAGAATCCTTGTGGACTATCCTGAGCAGTAGCATTTGGTCGCCTATGAAAGGAAACTTCGGTTTTTTACCGTTTATCATGGGGACTGTATGGGTTACATTAATCGCATTAATCATTGCTGTACCCTTATGTTTGGCTGCATCCGTTTACTTGGTCGAGTATGCTGGAAGCAGATTGCGGAATTTTGTACTGCCATTAGTAAACATATTAGCAGCTATCCCACCTGTACTTTATGGTGTATGGGGAGTTCTATTCGTAGTTCCATTAATTGGAGGGTACATCGCTCCTATTTTCGGAATCAGCAGTACCGGTTACTCTGTCTTTTCTGGAGGTATTGTATTGGCCGTCATGATTTTTCCAATCATGGTGAGCATTATGGTCGAGGTCTTGCAGACCATTCCTATGGAGCTGAGATCAGTTTCCTTATCCTTAGGGGCCACTAAACTTGAAACCATTCAGCAAGTGATATTAAAGAAAGCAAGGCCCGGAATAATGGCTGCAATAGTTCTAGCTGTTTCCAGGGCATTTGGGGAAACCATTGCCGTGCTTATGGTCTGTGGAAATATTCCAAAGATCCCTCAATCCATATTTGATGCGGGATATCCATTACCCGCTCTAATTGCCAATAACTTTGGGGAAATGATGTCCATTCCTCTATATGATTCCGCATTGATGTTCGCAGCATTGCTATTGTTTATTATCATTTTAGGATTTAACCTGATTTCAAGAGGGATATTAAAGAAAATGGAGGCAAAAAATATATGA
- a CDS encoding sulfate adenylyltransferase subunit 1, whose protein sequence is MNILKFLTAGSVDDGKSTLIGRLLYDTNSILDDQLEAIQKANRKNDDGTIDLAILTDGLKAEREQGITIDVAYKYFQTENRKFIIADAPGHIQYTRNMVTGASNSDLIIILVDARKGVIEQTKRHSFIAKILGIKKVLVCVNKMDMVDYELAVFENIKTEYLNLANKLGLEDVDFIPVSALKGDNIVQKSQRMPWYHGAPILTYLEEVEFEELANQGWRFPVQWVVRPQSTDLHDYRGYAGRVLGEGLKVGEEVLVLPSGSKSKVKSIEFDSQELPEAHNGSSVIIHLEDEIDISRGDFIVSANHPAKTDKSFEANISWFENKELDLGQIYLLQTHSKVSKIKIPEILYKYDVHTQEQLYEQAIGLNDIGRVLIKSADEIVYDQQKDFPENSRAIIIDPRTNITVAAAIIQ, encoded by the coding sequence ATGAACATTTTGAAATTTTTAACGGCCGGATCTGTAGATGACGGAAAGAGCACACTGATTGGCCGATTATTATATGATACTAATTCTATTTTAGATGATCAATTGGAAGCCATACAAAAAGCAAACCGCAAGAATGATGATGGAACCATTGATTTAGCAATCCTGACAGATGGTCTCAAAGCAGAAAGGGAGCAAGGTATCACCATAGATGTCGCCTATAAATACTTCCAAACGGAAAATAGAAAATTTATCATAGCTGATGCACCGGGACATATACAATATACCAGGAACATGGTTACCGGAGCTTCAAATTCTGACCTGATCATTATCCTCGTTGATGCCAGAAAAGGCGTAATTGAGCAGACTAAGCGTCATTCATTTATTGCTAAAATATTGGGAATCAAAAAGGTATTGGTTTGTGTCAATAAAATGGATATGGTAGATTATGAATTGGCAGTTTTTGAGAATATCAAAACAGAATATCTTAACCTAGCCAATAAATTGGGCTTAGAAGATGTTGATTTTATTCCTGTATCTGCTCTTAAAGGTGATAATATAGTACAAAAGTCCCAAAGAATGCCTTGGTATCATGGCGCACCAATACTCACATATTTGGAAGAAGTTGAATTTGAGGAACTTGCAAACCAAGGTTGGCGTTTTCCAGTTCAATGGGTAGTTCGCCCGCAAAGTACTGATTTACACGATTATAGAGGTTATGCCGGTAGGGTGTTGGGAGAGGGCTTGAAAGTAGGGGAAGAGGTCCTGGTTTTACCAAGTGGCTCCAAATCTAAGGTAAAATCTATAGAATTTGATAGTCAGGAATTGCCTGAAGCACACAATGGATCATCTGTCATCATCCATTTAGAAGATGAAATTGATATTTCTAGAGGAGATTTCATTGTCAGTGCCAACCATCCAGCAAAAACTGACAAATCTTTTGAAGCTAATATCTCTTGGTTTGAAAACAAAGAACTTGACTTGGGGCAGATTTACTTGTTGCAGACTCATTCTAAAGTCAGCAAAATAAAAATTCCAGAAATCCTTTATAAATACGACGTCCATACTCAAGAACAATTATATGAGCAAGCGATTGGTCTTAATGATATTGGTCGAGTATTAATAAAATCTGCAGATGAAATTGTTTATGATCAACAAAAGGATTTCCCTGAAAATTCTAGAGCAATCATCATTGACCCAAGAACAAATATTACAGTAGCCGCTGCAATAATTCAATAA
- a CDS encoding PstS family phosphate ABC transporter substrate-binding protein gives MYKKQQIKTIKLLIFSSLIQIVTFSCAPKVDQGYDKDKGFVGTISISGAFALYPIAVLWSEDFKKLHPHVRFNISAGGAGKGISDVLSNMVDIGLVSRDLHPIEIEKGALPVIVANDAVIGTLNSKHPNIAALLTRGLSQDELKGIFVTGKIKKWSDLDPSFVNKNIEVYIRSDAAGAAETWAKYLGATQEELKGIGIFGDPGLAQAIKDNPLAIGFNNINYVFDLETKRTTANIIALPLDINSNHKIDAQENFYTELDSLTNAVATGKYPSPPSRELMFVLNKEHQSKLLEEFVRFVMTDKQQAYLLDNGFVPINKELNKKENEKLLASELQTDKR, from the coding sequence ATGTATAAAAAACAGCAAATAAAAACAATTAAACTACTGATATTTAGCTCCTTAATCCAGATTGTAACATTTTCTTGTGCACCGAAAGTTGATCAAGGTTATGATAAGGACAAGGGATTTGTAGGCACAATATCAATTTCTGGGGCCTTTGCGCTCTACCCAATTGCTGTTTTATGGAGTGAAGATTTCAAGAAATTACACCCGCATGTAAGATTCAATATTTCAGCGGGAGGAGCTGGAAAAGGGATATCTGATGTGCTTTCTAATATGGTAGATATCGGATTGGTATCCCGAGACCTACACCCGATAGAAATAGAAAAAGGTGCTTTACCAGTTATTGTAGCAAACGATGCCGTTATAGGAACCTTAAATAGCAAACATCCTAATATCGCCGCTCTCCTAACAAGAGGATTGAGTCAAGATGAACTAAAAGGAATCTTTGTAACAGGCAAAATCAAAAAGTGGAGTGATTTAGATCCAAGCTTTGTAAACAAGAATATTGAAGTATATATACGTTCAGATGCTGCTGGAGCAGCAGAAACCTGGGCGAAGTATCTTGGAGCAACTCAAGAGGAATTAAAAGGAATCGGAATATTTGGTGATCCAGGATTGGCTCAAGCCATCAAAGACAATCCGCTTGCTATTGGTTTTAATAACATCAACTATGTTTTTGATTTAGAAACAAAAAGAACAACAGCAAATATTATAGCCCTGCCACTTGATATTAATTCAAACCATAAGATTGATGCTCAGGAAAACTTCTACACAGAACTGGATAGCCTCACAAATGCAGTGGCAACCGGAAAATACCCATCACCACCTTCAAGGGAACTTATGTTTGTCCTCAATAAGGAACATCAATCAAAGTTACTGGAAGAGTTTGTCCGTTTTGTAATGACCGACAAACAACAGGCATATTTACTGGACAATGGATTTGTGCCGATCAATAAGGAATTGAATAAGAAAGAGAACGAAAAATTGCTTGCAAGTGAATTACAGACTGATAAAAGATAA
- a CDS encoding phosphate ABC transporter ATP-binding protein: MYAIPSIETEKTQGIIHQVNPHIEIKGLNVFVEDQHILKDINLEIPNNCITSIIGPSGCGKTTLLKTLNRLLDDSTEVKVTGSVLVNGEDIYGPDAEVTHIRKKMGLLSQKPFPLPMSIFDNIAYGPKIHGNKDKKSLKAIVERQLRNVGLWEEVKDRLDGSASKLSIGQQQRLCLARGLAVEPEIILGDESTSALDPISTQVIENLLVQLKQDYTIVLVTHILRQARRVSDYILFLYNGEVIEFGPSEQILLEPKHEITKQYVKGFIS; encoded by the coding sequence ATGTACGCAATACCTAGCATCGAGACAGAAAAAACACAGGGCATAATCCATCAGGTAAATCCACATATTGAGATTAAGGGGTTGAATGTTTTTGTTGAAGACCAACATATTTTAAAGGACATCAATCTCGAGATTCCAAATAACTGCATAACCTCTATCATTGGTCCCTCAGGATGTGGCAAAACTACCTTGCTCAAGACGCTTAATAGGCTATTGGATGATTCCACTGAAGTCAAGGTCACGGGATCGGTACTTGTCAATGGTGAAGATATTTATGGTCCGGATGCTGAGGTGACCCATATCCGGAAAAAGATGGGCTTACTGTCCCAAAAACCATTTCCTCTGCCGATGTCTATATTCGACAACATTGCCTATGGCCCTAAAATTCATGGGAATAAAGATAAAAAGTCTTTAAAGGCTATAGTTGAAAGACAATTGCGCAATGTAGGTTTATGGGAAGAGGTTAAGGATCGGTTAGATGGTTCCGCAAGTAAATTATCGATCGGACAACAACAACGGCTCTGTTTAGCAAGGGGCCTTGCTGTAGAGCCAGAAATCATATTGGGAGATGAGTCTACTTCTGCTTTGGATCCAATTTCAACTCAGGTCATTGAGAACTTATTGGTCCAATTAAAACAAGATTATACCATTGTTTTGGTCACACATATCCTACGCCAAGCCAGAAGGGTATCAGATTATATATTATTCTTATACAATGGTGAGGTTATTGAATTTGGACCCTCAGAGCAGATTCTCTTGGAACCTAAGCATGAAATTACGAAACAGTATG